The Candidatus Limnocylindria bacterium genome has a window encoding:
- a CDS encoding UDP-3-O-(3-hydroxymyristoyl)glucosamine N-acyltransferase, producing MKLGEAAAHAPLRVVRDAEFDDLALLGARDGRVLVYAGDARSLERLAKTSAAAAIVTTAELADAVPASLGLAVADHPESAFYGLHRWLHASSEFYWHDFASVIDPSARVHERAYVAPRNVRIGARAVVEPNATILERVALGEDTIIRAGAVIGSEGFEFKGPAMRQGRAARAEWDYGTTNVAVPHAGSVEIGARVEIQANSTVDRSLFRLPTRIGDDTKIDNLVHIAHSVRIGSRCLIAAGTTLAGSVVLGDEVWIGPRAVVSSGVSLGDRSAIVLGSTITKDVAAGERVASDLRVYRLP from the coding sequence ATGAAGCTGGGCGAAGCCGCGGCGCACGCACCACTTCGTGTGGTGCGCGACGCGGAGTTCGATGACCTCGCGCTCCTCGGCGCGCGCGACGGTCGCGTGCTCGTCTACGCCGGTGACGCACGATCGCTCGAGCGTCTCGCCAAGACGAGCGCCGCTGCCGCGATCGTCACGACCGCGGAGCTCGCTGATGCGGTGCCCGCATCGCTCGGCCTCGCAGTGGCGGATCATCCCGAGTCCGCGTTCTATGGCCTGCACCGCTGGCTTCATGCTTCGAGCGAGTTCTACTGGCACGACTTCGCGAGCGTCATCGATCCCAGCGCGCGGGTGCACGAACGCGCCTATGTCGCGCCACGCAACGTCCGCATCGGCGCGAGGGCCGTCGTCGAACCGAACGCAACGATCCTCGAACGCGTCGCGCTCGGCGAGGACACGATCATCCGCGCGGGCGCGGTGATCGGCTCCGAGGGTTTCGAGTTCAAGGGACCGGCGATGCGCCAGGGAAGAGCAGCGCGCGCTGAGTGGGACTACGGCACGACGAACGTCGCCGTTCCGCACGCGGGCTCCGTCGAGATCGGCGCGCGGGTCGAGATCCAAGCGAACTCGACCGTCGACCGCAGCCTGTTCCGGCTGCCGACGCGCATCGGTGACGACACAAAGATCGACAACCTCGTTCACATCGCGCACTCCGTCCGCATCGGGTCGCGCTGCCTCATCGCGGCAGGTACCACGCTCGCGGGCAGCGTCGTTCTCGGTGACGAGGTATGGATCGGACCGCGTGCGGTGGTCTCCAGCGGCGTGAGCCTCGGTGATCGGTCCGCGATCGTGCTGGGCTCGACCATCACCAAGGACGTCGCGGCGGGCGAGCGCGTGGCCAGCGACCTCCGCGTCTACCGCTTACCCTGA
- a CDS encoding FAD-dependent oxidoreductase: MLGGGICGLAAGFTLAERGERVTLLEAQDFLGGLATTLRGSTDAGFDFGPHAYHARNQRVLDMFKEIASDGFPAQAKNVRIKFRGKYYKYPLEAMDIARSMSPLLAARAFFDYFVEVVRKRVRPRKIVSAEDWVTQGMGKTLYGMFFGPYTQKVWGMPPSQLAASFAQHRIPQINLWKVAVSSFRKGLDKITEGEHEYAPLVVQLYYPPKGAGLISRRMADRIRAASPDNRVVTRALVTGLEVAGDRVTAVRYRKVASTATDGQLCLIASGIEPGLAPYHFEGREERVECDRVVNTLPLPSLIALLGDGVSPAAREAAKKLRFRALTIVGLRFRKPKVLPAQSVYFQDKTFNRVSETRNYGGTEICPPGETVVLCDITCEINDAIWTATADELGRRCAKELAAEGFCREEDVAESVVLRATTGYPVYMVGFEVAMQTLMDQLMRFDGLVTGGRQGLYKYVDMDIASEMGITMAEHLLSGRSKREAIGAVEYEERLFA; the protein is encoded by the coding sequence GTGCTCGGCGGCGGCATCTGCGGGCTCGCCGCCGGCTTCACGCTGGCCGAGCGCGGCGAGCGCGTCACGCTCCTTGAGGCGCAGGATTTCCTGGGCGGTCTCGCGACCACGCTGCGCGGATCGACCGATGCCGGCTTCGATTTCGGACCGCACGCGTATCACGCGCGCAATCAACGTGTGCTCGACATGTTCAAAGAGATCGCGTCGGACGGCTTCCCCGCGCAAGCGAAGAACGTGCGCATCAAGTTCCGCGGGAAGTACTACAAGTACCCGCTCGAGGCGATGGACATCGCGCGCAGCATGTCGCCCCTGCTCGCGGCGCGCGCGTTCTTCGACTACTTCGTCGAAGTCGTTCGCAAGCGCGTGCGGCCACGGAAGATCGTCTCGGCCGAGGACTGGGTCACGCAGGGCATGGGCAAGACCCTCTACGGGATGTTCTTCGGGCCGTACACGCAGAAGGTCTGGGGCATGCCGCCCTCGCAGCTCGCTGCGTCGTTCGCGCAGCACCGCATTCCGCAGATCAACCTGTGGAAGGTCGCTGTGAGCTCGTTCCGAAAGGGCCTCGACAAGATCACCGAGGGCGAGCACGAATACGCGCCTCTCGTCGTCCAGCTGTACTACCCGCCCAAGGGCGCGGGGCTCATCTCGCGACGGATGGCAGACCGCATCCGCGCGGCGTCGCCGGACAACCGCGTCGTGACCCGCGCGCTCGTCACCGGTCTCGAGGTCGCCGGCGACCGCGTCACCGCCGTGCGTTATCGGAAGGTCGCCTCGACAGCGACGGACGGGCAGCTCTGCCTCATCGCATCGGGCATCGAGCCCGGGCTAGCGCCGTACCACTTCGAGGGTCGGGAGGAGCGCGTCGAGTGTGACCGCGTGGTGAACACGCTGCCGCTCCCCTCCCTCATCGCACTGCTCGGTGATGGCGTGTCGCCCGCCGCACGAGAGGCGGCGAAGAAGCTCCGCTTCCGCGCGCTCACCATCGTCGGCCTGCGCTTCCGGAAGCCGAAGGTCCTCCCGGCACAGTCGGTCTACTTCCAGGACAAGACCTTCAACCGGGTTTCGGAGACGCGCAATTACGGCGGCACGGAGATCTGCCCGCCCGGCGAGACGGTGGTGCTATGCGACATCACCTGCGAGATCAACGACGCCATCTGGACGGCAACAGCCGACGAGCTCGGGAGGCGCTGCGCGAAGGAGCTGGCCGCGGAGGGCTTCTGCCGCGAAGAGGACGTCGCCGAGTCCGTCGTCCTGCGCGCGACGACCGGCTACCCCGTCTACATGGTCGGCTTCGAGGTCGCCATGCAGACCCTCATGGACCAGCTCATGCGCTTCGACGGCCTCGTGACAGGCGGCCGGCAGGGCCTCTACAAGTACGTTGACATGGACATCGCCTCGGAGATGGGGATCACCATGGCCGAGCACCTGCTCTCGGGACGGTCGAAGCGAGAGGCGATCGGTGCCGTCGAGTACGAGGAGCGCCTCTTCGCCTAG